The genomic segment GCGATGCCCTGGTGCAGGTAGGTAACGTGATCTCCACCGTTTTCCCGCTTTCCGCCGCTGACCGTCAGCACGCCACGCTCGACCTGCAGGTCCAGATCAGACTCCTGAAAACCTGCGGCTGCTACGATGATGCGGTATTGATCATCGCCGTGCTTTTCCACGTTGTACGGTGGAAACGAGCTGCTCGCCTCATTACGCGAGGCCGACTCGAACAGATCGTTGAAACGATCGAAGCCAATGGATTGGCGAAACAGTGGAGCCATCGAAAAACTGGTCATTTTGCTATCTCCTGATATTCAGCGAGTGGTTACCGCAGGACCCGAATTCGGCATCCTGTATCGCCGTAAATAGGAGCTAACTGACCTAATTCAAGACCGTTCGTCGGAGTCTTTTTATGTCCAGAGTCATGTTGATCACCGGCGCAAGCCGCGGCATAGGCGCCGCCACCGCCAGATTAGCAGCTGCCCAAGGCTATGCCCTGTGCCTGAACTACCATCACCGCCAAGACGCCGCAGAGCAATTGCTCGCCGAGCTTAAAGACGCCGGCACCCACGCCATCGCGGTAGCGGCCGATGTTGCTGAAGAAGCACAGGTTGACCGGTTATTCGCTACGATCGACACCGAGTTCGGCCAACTTGACGTGTTAGTCAATAACGCGGGCATGCTGGAACGCCAGATGCGCCTGGACGAAATGGACGCGGCGCGGCTGATGCGGGTATTGGCGGTCAACGTAATGGGTAGTTTTCTCTGCGCCCGCCAGGCAGTGAAACGCATGTCGACCCGTTACGGTGGCCACGGTGGCGCCATCATCAATGTCTCATCGATCGCCGCGAAACTCGGCGCACCCAACGAATACATCGACTACGCCGCTGCCAAGGGCGCGATCGACAGCATGACCCTAGGCCTGGCCAAGGAGGTTGCCGCCGAAGGCATTCGGGTCAACGCCGTGCGACCAGGCGTGATCCGCACCGAAATCCATGCCAGCGGCGGCGAGCCGGGACGCGTCGAGCGAGTCCAGTCCAGCGTGCCCATGGGCCGCGGCGGCGAGGCTGAAGAAGTGGCTGAGGCGATTCTCTGGCTCGCCAGTGAAAAGGCCAGCTACGCCAGCGGTGCGCTGCTGGATATCAGCGGAGGGCGCTAGGCGCACCGCAGAAACCACTGTTCAGACGGCGGCTTGGAAACCCGGCGCGGTGCCATCGAGCCCCAACAGGGCGTCGAGTCGTTCGCAATCATTCTCGCGCCGCAACTCGGCGAACAGCGAAACCGCTTGCGGATAGCTGCGCGTGAGCATGGACAGCCATTGTTTGAGGCGACCCGGCGCGTAGCGTGGAGCGATCTTGCGCCGCGCCTGCATCCAGAAGTCAGCGAGCAGCGGTTGAAGATCCTCCCAACTCATCGGCGCGACCGTTACACCCTGCTTCGCCGCGCTGATCTGACGCGCCAGATCCGGCCGACAGACCAGCCCGCGGCCCAGCATGATGTCTTCCACGCCGCTGACTTCTCGGCAGCGGCGCCAATCTTCCAACGACCAGATGTCGCCGTTGGCGAACACCGGAACCGTGACCACATCCTGAACTTTGGCGACCCATTCCCAATGGGCGGGCGGCTTGTAACCGTCGACCTTGGTCCGCGCGTGCACGACCAACTGCTCGGCACCGCCGTCAACCAGCGCCCGGGCGCAATCAAGCGCGCCATCCGGGCTGTCGAAGCCCAACCGCATCTTGGCGGTGACCGGGATGTGCGCAGGTACTGCCATGCGCACCTCGCGCAGAATCGCATGCAACAGCTCGGGCTCCTTGAGCAGCACGGCACCGCCGCGAGACTTGTTCACGGTTTTGGCCGGGCAGCCGAAGTTGAGATCGATGGCGGGCGCGCCGAGGGTACAGGCGAATGCGGCGTTATCGGCCAGGCAGAGCGGATCGGAACCCAGCAATTGCACCCGCAACGGCGTGCCGGCACGGGTTTTCGCATCGCTGTCGAGTTCAGGCGCAAGCTTGCGGAAACTGGATGGCGGTAGCAGACGATCCGACACCCGAATGAACTCGGTCACGCACCAGTCGACACCGCCAATGCCTGTAAGCACGTCGCGCAGAATTTCATCGACCAGGCCTTCCATCGGTGCCAAAGCAATTTGCATCAAAAACGGTCCGCTTTGAAAAGCTCCGCATTGTACGGAGCCGACGGGCACTTAGGAACGGTCCGGCGGACGCCGCCTGGCGTCCTATGGGTCCGTTTCGTCGTCGCGGTCTTCGATGGTATCGGTTCCTTTCGCTGCCCCCATACCGCCTGTGGCGCCCATGGCCCCGTTGCCCATGGTGCCTAATTCGGCGTCACTGTTCGTCTCTCCGTCACGGTCGACCATACCGTCCCGCTGGTTCTGAGTAGGATCCCGGATCTCGGACGATGGCCGCTCCATCGCATCGGTCCCCGTGGTGGATGGATTGGACAAATCGCCACCAGTCGGCCAGCGCGATGCCAGAGACAACCATCAAACCAGCGCTCATCAGCAGAATCTGATCAGCATGTTTTTCTCCACTTTCGTCGGTTCGATCAATCGTCGTTCTGATTGCCCAAGGTCCGGCGCGGGTGATGCTCCATGTCGATATCGTTGTCACCGTGACCTGATTCGCTGTGGGCCTTGCTTCTTCGTTGGTCCTCACGTTCGTTGCGATCCGCTTCGCGACGTTCGGGTAAACGCTCGATTCCCTCGCCCAGTCCCATGGAGCCATTACCCAAACTGCGATCAGCAGCGCCGGTGTTCTGAGCCAGCTGGATCGTGGCTGAGTCGACCGGGGTAGCTGCAACGCCTGTGCCCGCGACGAGTCCAGCCACGGATCCAAGCGCGATTAGCAAATAAGTCCGCATACGTTCTCCTTTTCAGAATCGCGACACTTTTTAGGCAACCCAAGCGATCAGCCGTGCGCTATCAGTCAATGCCACCGACCAATGGCAAGCGGAACCGTTGAGCCGACCCTGGGGTCCGATTTATTGAGAGCAGTAGATCTCGGGGTTAGAAAGGAATCCAACATGATCGCACCCGCACTGGTAATCCTCTTGATGATCATTGGCTGGAGCGCCGCCGCATTCGCCATGCTTTGGGGGATGTTGCGAATCGCTCGCTACCATCACAGGTCCGGACTCGATGCACCACGACACCGGCGAATTCGACCCGTAACGGGAAATCCGGCATCAACGTTTCGCTAAGCGCCTGAAGAAAATACACTTTCGCTCAATTAAGCCGTGACAGAACCACCGAAAGCTGTAGAATGCCGCCCCACAGACGCGGGATGGAGCAGTCTGGTAGCTCGTCGGGCTCATAACCCGAAGGTCGTCGGTTCAAATCCGGCTCCCGCAACCAATTACGAAAAAGGCCACTCATGCGAGTGGCCTTTTTTCGTTTCGGCAGGCCGCAAGCAACA from the Stutzerimonas stutzeri genome contains:
- a CDS encoding Hsp20 family protein, coding for MTSFSMAPLFRQSIGFDRFNDLFESASRNEASSSFPPYNVEKHGDDQYRIIVAAAGFQESDLDLQVERGVLTVSGGKRENGGDHVTYLHQGIAQRAFKLSFRLADHIEVKGAALNNGLLNIELERVVPEEAKPKRIPINGERLALEEA
- a CDS encoding SDR family oxidoreductase → MSRVMLITGASRGIGAATARLAAAQGYALCLNYHHRQDAAEQLLAELKDAGTHAIAVAADVAEEAQVDRLFATIDTEFGQLDVLVNNAGMLERQMRLDEMDAARLMRVLAVNVMGSFLCARQAVKRMSTRYGGHGGAIINVSSIAAKLGAPNEYIDYAAAKGAIDSMTLGLAKEVAAEGIRVNAVRPGVIRTEIHASGGEPGRVERVQSSVPMGRGGEAEEVAEAILWLASEKASYASGALLDISGGR
- a CDS encoding tRNA dihydrouridine synthase, whose amino-acid sequence is MQIALAPMEGLVDEILRDVLTGIGGVDWCVTEFIRVSDRLLPPSSFRKLAPELDSDAKTRAGTPLRVQLLGSDPLCLADNAAFACTLGAPAIDLNFGCPAKTVNKSRGGAVLLKEPELLHAILREVRMAVPAHIPVTAKMRLGFDSPDGALDCARALVDGGAEQLVVHARTKVDGYKPPAHWEWVAKVQDVVTVPVFANGDIWSLEDWRRCREVSGVEDIMLGRGLVCRPDLARQISAAKQGVTVAPMSWEDLQPLLADFWMQARRKIAPRYAPGRLKQWLSMLTRSYPQAVSLFAELRRENDCERLDALLGLDGTAPGFQAAV